Proteins encoded within one genomic window of Desulfobulbaceae bacterium:
- a CDS encoding NAD-dependent epimerase/dehydratase family protein, with protein MKILVTGGAGFIGSNVVDAYIEAGHEVVVIDNLFSGKLVNLNPKAKFYLMDIRAAEVRTMFAMEKFDIINHHAAQMSVPASVEDPAFDADVNVKGFINLLEAARATQVKKVIFISSGGAIYGEAKEYPTSEASQPVPLSPYAITKSVSEQYLAFYRHHYGLDYTVLRYANVYGPRQIPHGEAGVVAIFMDRLLNNQPCTVYHFSDEPRGMTRDYCFVGDVVQANLLALTQGCAEAYNIGTTVATHTLDLFEAIYLAIKEVRPEVDQALRMPLKGEARSGDLSRSCLNVDKARAILGFVAAYDLAAGLKETLKWRMAASC; from the coding sequence ATGAAAATACTAGTCACCGGCGGCGCCGGGTTTATTGGTTCCAACGTGGTGGATGCCTATATCGAGGCGGGACATGAGGTGGTGGTGATCGACAACCTCTTTTCTGGTAAACTCGTTAATCTCAATCCTAAGGCCAAGTTTTATTTGATGGATATCCGGGCTGCTGAGGTTCGGACGATGTTTGCCATGGAGAAATTTGACATCATTAACCACCATGCGGCCCAGATGTCGGTTCCTGCTTCGGTTGAGGACCCTGCCTTTGATGCCGATGTCAATGTCAAGGGCTTCATCAACCTGTTGGAAGCAGCGAGGGCAACTCAGGTCAAAAAGGTTATCTTTATTTCTTCGGGCGGTGCGATCTATGGTGAGGCCAAGGAGTATCCGACCAGCGAGGCCTCGCAGCCAGTGCCGCTGTCTCCCTATGCCATCACCAAATCGGTTTCCGAGCAATACCTGGCCTTTTATCGTCATCACTACGGCTTGGACTACACCGTGCTCCGTTACGCCAATGTCTATGGCCCCCGCCAGATACCCCATGGCGAGGCGGGCGTGGTGGCGATCTTTATGGATCGGTTGCTGAATAATCAACCATGCACGGTGTATCATTTCAGCGACGAGCCACGAGGGATGACCCGTGATTACTGTTTTGTCGGCGATGTGGTTCAGGCCAATCTGTTGGCCCTGACTCAAGGGTGTGCGGAGGCTTACAATATCGGCACTACGGTGGCGACTCATACCTTGGATCTGTTCGAGGCGATTTACTTAGCCATTAAAGAGGTGCGGCCTGAGGTGGATCAAGCGCTACGGATGCCATTGAAGGGTGAGGCTCGGTCTGGGGATTTGTCCCGGAGTTGTTTGAATGTTGATAAGGCTCGGGCAATCCTTGGATTTGTGGCTGCCTACGATCTGGCAGCCGGTCTGAAAGAGACACTG